The following coding sequences lie in one Maribacter forsetii DSM 18668 genomic window:
- a CDS encoding NAD(P)-dependent alcohol dehydrogenase has translation MKAFTKRIYGDPEVLQLEEVARPVVKDNHILVKVMANSANPADWHILRGKPFFARLSFGLFKPKEPILGADFAGIVEEVGSNVTAFNIGDKVFGESIEGGAFAECLSVKSSVCAKIPEYIDFPVMASIPIAAQTAYQALITHGKLQNGESLLINGASGGVGHFAVQIAKIYGAKVTAICSNKNVDFVKSIGADNVIAYDNVNIHEHNGNYDLIIDTHGNLKHADYKRMGKRGVIVGFTTMGHMVSVLFKNAFSKFPLTQFTAEANTQDLEILASLVKDNKIKVHIEKIYPYTQIPDAITHIEKMRTRGKVVMVWNNTL, from the coding sequence ATGAAAGCTTTTACTAAAAGAATATATGGCGATCCAGAAGTACTACAACTAGAAGAAGTTGCCAGACCTGTAGTTAAGGATAATCACATTTTGGTAAAAGTAATGGCAAATTCGGCGAATCCAGCAGATTGGCATATTCTTCGTGGAAAACCCTTTTTTGCGCGGTTGTCATTCGGACTCTTTAAACCCAAAGAGCCCATTTTGGGTGCTGATTTTGCAGGTATTGTTGAAGAAGTAGGCTCTAATGTAACAGCTTTTAATATTGGCGATAAAGTGTTTGGAGAATCAATAGAAGGTGGTGCTTTTGCAGAATGCCTAAGCGTAAAAAGTAGCGTTTGCGCAAAAATACCAGAGTATATAGATTTCCCGGTAATGGCAAGTATTCCTATTGCCGCACAAACCGCTTACCAAGCATTAATTACTCATGGTAAGTTACAAAATGGAGAATCTCTATTGATCAATGGAGCATCAGGAGGCGTTGGTCATTTTGCAGTTCAAATAGCAAAAATTTATGGTGCTAAAGTAACTGCGATTTGCTCCAACAAAAATGTTGATTTCGTCAAATCAATTGGCGCTGATAATGTCATTGCCTATGATAACGTAAACATTCATGAACATAATGGTAATTACGACTTAATTATAGATACACACGGAAACTTAAAACATGCCGACTATAAAAGAATGGGTAAAAGAGGCGTTATTGTTGGTTTTACCACTATGGGACATATGGTTTCTGTTCTTTTTAAAAATGCATTTAGTAAGTTCCCTTTAACCCAGTTTACAGCCGAAGCGAACACCCAAGATTTAGAAATTTTGGCCTCATTAGTAAAAGACAATAAGATTAAGGTTCATATTGAAAAGATATATCCATATACTCAAATACCAGATGCAATTACACATATAGAGAAAATGCGAACCCGAGGTAAAGTGGTTATGGTTTGGAATAATACACTTTAA
- a CDS encoding carbon-nitrogen hydrolase family protein codes for MKVKVCLIQDSPVFFDIEKTIDKIENLVKTYAKQGCELIVFPESFIPGYPRGFSFGAVVGSRTDKGRKLYADYHNNSLDLEGKELQRLVKLAKTEKVYLVIGITEKQSNNGSLYCSMLYISPTDGFLGVHRKIKPTGSERIIWSEDDGKSLVSFNTKIGKLGGLICWENYMPLARMSMYKKGVEIYIAPTADSREEWTSTMKHIALEGRCFVLGCNQYYTKSMYPKEYQHLVTNEPENLCRGGSVIVSPLGKIIAGPLFDEAGALIAEINLDEIVHAKLDFDVIGHYSRNDIFEFNAVNQPNMKVEKGLT; via the coding sequence ATGAAAGTAAAAGTCTGCCTTATTCAAGATAGTCCTGTTTTCTTTGACATAGAAAAAACTATCGATAAAATAGAAAACCTTGTAAAAACCTATGCCAAGCAAGGGTGCGAATTAATCGTTTTTCCAGAATCCTTCATTCCTGGCTATCCAAGAGGGTTTTCTTTTGGTGCCGTTGTGGGCAGTAGAACTGACAAAGGCAGGAAGCTATATGCTGACTACCATAACAACAGCTTAGATTTAGAAGGTAAAGAGTTGCAAAGACTAGTGAAGCTAGCCAAAACCGAGAAGGTTTATTTGGTGATTGGCATTACAGAAAAGCAATCTAACAATGGTAGTCTATATTGCTCCATGCTGTACATCTCCCCTACTGACGGCTTTTTAGGTGTTCACCGAAAAATAAAACCTACAGGCAGCGAACGTATTATCTGGAGTGAAGATGATGGGAAATCCTTGGTAAGTTTTAACACAAAAATAGGAAAGCTTGGCGGACTCATTTGCTGGGAAAATTACATGCCGTTAGCGAGAATGTCGATGTATAAAAAGGGTGTAGAAATTTATATAGCACCTACGGCAGACTCCCGAGAGGAATGGACATCTACCATGAAACATATTGCATTAGAAGGCAGATGCTTCGTTTTGGGCTGTAATCAGTATTATACAAAGTCCATGTATCCAAAAGAATATCAGCATTTGGTTACAAATGAACCTGAAAATTTATGTCGCGGTGGTAGTGTAATCGTTTCTCCGTTAGGTAAAATCATTGCAGGTCCTTTGTTTGATGAAGCAGGAGCGTTAATTGCAGAGATAAATTTAGATGAAATAGTACATGCAAAGTTAGATTTTGATGTCATCGGGCATTATTCACGTAACGATATTTTCGAATTTAATGCTGTAAATCAACCAAATATGAAAGTCGAAAAAGGATTAACTTAA
- a CDS encoding siderophore-interacting protein produces MGIVETIIKKVLEKGTIIEKTKLSDSVYKIRIQSDAVASHDFVPGYFIRLGVGIGQDEISMKDKVRSYSVWDIDKEKNTIDLAIATHSQGIGAKWVESCTPNDTVYFKWKKGKFLINNSADSYLMIGDLSALSHLYIINRNLPESKQINSLIYSQTNEDFFSDIDGTTPFQFHKMNENPSSEIKNSLKSIVPEMKGIKMVYIAGDSRVCVALTNYFRKELNWSAKQIKTKPFWNPEKKGLE; encoded by the coding sequence ATGGGAATAGTTGAAACCATCATAAAAAAAGTCCTTGAAAAAGGAACCATAATAGAAAAAACAAAACTGTCAGATTCGGTATATAAAATTCGGATTCAGAGTGATGCCGTTGCTTCGCATGATTTTGTTCCAGGGTACTTTATAAGATTAGGCGTGGGTATTGGGCAAGATGAAATTTCTATGAAAGATAAAGTTAGGAGTTATAGTGTTTGGGATATCGATAAAGAAAAAAACACCATCGATTTGGCAATAGCAACGCATAGTCAAGGTATTGGTGCAAAATGGGTAGAAAGCTGTACCCCTAATGATACGGTGTATTTTAAATGGAAAAAAGGTAAGTTCTTAATCAATAATTCTGCAGATAGCTATCTAATGATCGGCGATTTGTCTGCACTATCACACTTGTATATCATCAATCGAAATTTACCTGAAAGTAAACAGATAAATAGCCTAATTTACAGTCAAACAAATGAAGACTTCTTTTCTGATATTGATGGTACTACACCGTTTCAATTTCATAAAATGAATGAGAACCCATCTTCTGAAATCAAAAATTCATTAAAAAGTATCGTACCTGAGATGAAAGGTATTAAAATGGTATATATAGCGGGTGATAGTAGAGTTTGTGTAGCATTGACCAATTACTTTAGAAAAGAGCTGAACTGGAGTGCCAAACAAATAAAAACCAAACCTTTTTGGAATCCTGAGAAAAAGGGATTGGAATAA
- a CDS encoding SDR family oxidoreductase, with product MKIAVTSASGKLGASIVKHLINLIGKENVIGIARTPKKATYLDVEIRKGDYNSREDFNEALQGVDAVLLVSGMDEPQKRIQQHRNVIEAAKQNGVQKIVYTSIVGDDDKNAFSPIVQSNRQTEKDVQSSGIDWVIGRNGIYIEPDLEYIDTYVKEGRIENCAGQGKCTYTSREELGYAYAKLLIEDKHNGNVYNLVGEPVTQSELAENINKVYGTNLIYNSVTIDSYAADRKAALGDFMGTVIAGIYEGIKSGANNVPSDYEKATGIAPKSLFEMISEFKNNH from the coding sequence ATGAAAATAGCAGTAACATCGGCAAGTGGAAAATTAGGAGCATCAATTGTAAAGCACCTTATCAATTTAATAGGAAAAGAAAATGTCATTGGCATTGCCAGAACTCCTAAGAAAGCTACATATTTAGATGTAGAAATCAGAAAAGGAGACTACAATAGCCGCGAAGATTTCAATGAAGCATTACAGGGTGTAGATGCCGTTCTTTTGGTATCTGGCATGGATGAACCTCAAAAACGAATTCAGCAACACAGGAATGTGATTGAAGCTGCAAAACAAAATGGAGTACAAAAAATAGTGTATACCAGTATTGTTGGCGATGATGATAAAAATGCCTTCAGTCCTATCGTACAAAGTAATAGACAAACAGAAAAAGATGTACAGTCATCTGGAATCGATTGGGTTATAGGTAGAAACGGAATTTACATAGAACCAGATTTGGAATATATAGATACCTATGTAAAAGAAGGAAGAATAGAGAACTGTGCGGGTCAAGGAAAATGTACCTATACCAGCAGAGAGGAATTGGGCTATGCGTATGCCAAGTTACTCATTGAAGATAAACACAATGGCAATGTTTATAACCTAGTTGGCGAACCCGTTACACAAAGTGAGTTGGCCGAAAACATCAATAAGGTGTATGGTACTAACTTGATCTATAATTCAGTAACAATTGATAGTTATGCAGCAGATAGAAAAGCCGCATTAGGTGATTTTATGGGTACGGTAATTGCAGGCATTTACGAGGGTATAAAAAGCGGAGCTAATAATGTGCCTTCAGATTATGAGAAAGCAACTGGTATAGCTCCAAAATCTCTTTTTGAGATGATTTCTGAGTTTAAGAACAATCACTAA
- a CDS encoding ferric reductase-like transmembrane domain-containing protein produces the protein MTFLKKNYGWIIVTILAILPMFILSNMFKIDTSNGFVLTLAENGGKEGMSTLEMLYHITGEFSIRWMTAVLTCTPFFILFGDNNLFVRQAMGIATAVWSLLHFVIFIWAEGFSETFTQFNYIAGFIAVLILIPLLFTSNRKWMKKLKRTWKKLQSWAYAAIILSLLHVAILEKTWIIYAVIVGIGFIIRIPSVKEKIMSRRKNKTQAT, from the coding sequence ATGACATTTTTGAAAAAAAATTATGGCTGGATCATTGTAACCATTCTTGCAATATTGCCAATGTTTATTTTAAGCAATATGTTTAAAATAGATACTTCTAATGGTTTTGTTTTGACTTTAGCTGAAAATGGTGGTAAAGAAGGCATGTCAACTTTAGAAATGTTATATCATATCACAGGTGAATTTTCAATAAGATGGATGACAGCTGTATTGACCTGTACCCCTTTCTTTATCTTATTTGGTGATAATAATCTATTTGTTAGACAAGCTATGGGCATTGCTACGGCAGTATGGAGTTTGTTACATTTTGTCATATTTATCTGGGCAGAAGGTTTTTCAGAAACCTTTACCCAGTTCAATTATATAGCCGGTTTCATAGCCGTTTTAATATTGATTCCGTTATTGTTCACTTCTAATAGAAAGTGGATGAAAAAATTAAAACGGACATGGAAAAAGCTTCAAAGTTGGGCATATGCAGCGATCATACTTAGCCTTTTACACGTAGCCATTTTAGAAAAAACATGGATTATTTATGCGGTAATCGTGGGTATTGGTTTCATAATTAGAATTCCCTCAGTAAAAGAAAAAATTATGAGCAGAAGGAAGAATAAAACTCAAGCAACTTAA
- a CDS encoding O-methyltransferase: MIAAHQQIATTLADLFEDAKFDEIRIMKALTKSILGTIQPIHFKDTYLAISKKQGEDVVKLIKENGVENVVEFGSSFGISTLYLAEGILETNGTIVTTELIDSKAKKAIENFKNAGVDHLIEMRIGDAINTLKGYSEPIDLLFLDGWKNLYLSLFQMLEPNFHSKTIVYVDNAEMHDTKRFLKAIQLTNKYHLTPKYDGKVVIIKSK; this comes from the coding sequence ATGATTGCAGCACACCAACAAATAGCAACTACATTGGCAGATTTGTTCGAAGATGCCAAATTTGATGAGATAAGAATAATGAAGGCTTTGACCAAAAGCATTCTAGGTACTATTCAACCAATACATTTTAAGGATACCTATCTGGCAATCTCAAAAAAGCAAGGAGAAGATGTAGTAAAACTTATAAAAGAAAATGGAGTGGAAAATGTGGTTGAATTTGGTTCTTCATTCGGTATATCTACCTTGTATTTAGCCGAGGGAATTCTAGAAACAAATGGCACTATTGTTACAACCGAACTCATAGATTCTAAAGCAAAAAAAGCCATTGAGAATTTTAAAAATGCAGGTGTTGACCACCTAATAGAAATGAGAATTGGCGATGCTATAAATACATTAAAAGGGTATTCAGAACCTATAGATTTATTATTTCTTGATGGATGGAAAAATCTATACCTATCCCTTTTTCAGATGCTAGAACCTAATTTTCATAGTAAAACAATAGTATACGTGGATAATGCAGAAATGCACGATACAAAACGATTTTTAAAAGCGATACAACTAACAAACAAATACCATTTAACACCAAAGTATGACGGTAAAGTGGTCATAATTAAATCAAAATAG
- a CDS encoding nuclear transport factor 2 family protein, producing MKSKLIAISLFAMAIASCNSPEKKVETVLEVTSFNIKTTVSELEFNELDAEIEETFTSKQPGFIRRQSGVDEQGRYAVLVYWKSLADAEASMNKFMSDESVANYAGMIDGSTMKMSRFKTTDEFTAANSTFTEVMTFKLKEGANVEAFNAVNDRVGPEFSEKQTGFLQRITGVNEAGEQVAVAYWDTKAHSDAVINDFMNAAVAKEFMGMMDQSTIDMIRFQSLSSLKNVALSNKDKVVALLNSFNTGDQTPISYINPNTYIQHNLGVADGLQGFGELMQHAPEGGFKAKVLRAFQDGDYVFAHTEYDFFGPKAGFDIFRFEDGLIVEHWDNLLPVQKPNPSGRTQFDGAITLTDLDKTEANKAVVRGFIENVLLNHEMDKVANYIYPTTYIQHNPAVADGLDGFGAAMKYFPENGLVMQYDELHMVLGQGNFVLSVSEGKFGKGDHTAYYDLFRLEDALIVEHWDVIATIPAKTEWKNENGKF from the coding sequence ATGAAATCAAAATTAATTGCAATTAGTCTGTTTGCAATGGCGATAGCTAGCTGTAACAGTCCAGAAAAAAAAGTTGAGACTGTTTTAGAGGTAACCAGTTTCAATATCAAAACAACCGTAAGCGAATTGGAGTTTAATGAACTTGATGCTGAAATAGAAGAAACTTTTACAAGTAAGCAGCCTGGTTTTATTAGACGTCAAAGTGGTGTTGACGAACAAGGAAGATATGCGGTATTGGTATATTGGAAATCACTTGCCGATGCTGAAGCTTCAATGAATAAATTTATGTCAGATGAATCTGTTGCCAACTATGCGGGTATGATCGATGGTTCCACAATGAAAATGTCTCGTTTTAAAACAACCGATGAATTTACTGCAGCCAATAGCACATTTACAGAAGTAATGACCTTTAAATTAAAGGAAGGTGCCAATGTTGAAGCTTTTAATGCAGTAAATGACAGAGTTGGACCGGAATTCAGCGAAAAACAAACCGGATTTTTACAACGAATTACTGGGGTCAATGAAGCCGGAGAACAAGTTGCTGTTGCGTATTGGGACACAAAAGCGCATTCAGATGCAGTAATCAATGATTTTATGAACGCTGCGGTAGCTAAAGAATTTATGGGGATGATGGATCAGTCCACCATAGATATGATCAGATTTCAATCGCTTTCTTCTTTGAAGAATGTTGCATTGTCGAATAAAGATAAAGTAGTAGCTTTATTGAACAGCTTCAATACAGGTGACCAAACACCTATTTCTTACATTAATCCCAATACATACATTCAGCACAACTTAGGTGTAGCAGATGGCTTACAAGGTTTTGGTGAATTAATGCAACATGCCCCAGAAGGCGGATTTAAAGCAAAAGTTTTACGTGCCTTTCAAGATGGGGATTATGTGTTTGCGCACACTGAATATGATTTCTTCGGACCAAAGGCAGGATTTGATATTTTCCGTTTCGAAGATGGATTAATCGTTGAGCACTGGGACAACCTATTACCTGTTCAAAAGCCAAACCCAAGTGGAAGAACTCAATTTGACGGTGCAATTACTTTGACTGATTTAGATAAAACAGAAGCGAATAAAGCCGTAGTTAGAGGTTTTATAGAAAACGTGCTTTTAAATCATGAAATGGATAAAGTAGCCAATTACATTTACCCAACAACATACATTCAACATAATCCTGCAGTAGCAGATGGTTTGGATGGTTTTGGGGCAGCTATGAAATATTTTCCAGAAAACGGATTGGTAATGCAGTATGATGAACTACATATGGTTTTGGGTCAAGGTAACTTTGTGTTAAGTGTTAGTGAAGGCAAATTCGGTAAAGGTGACCATACCGCTTACTATGATCTGTTTAGATTAGAAGATGCGTTAATAGTAGAACACTGGGATGTTATCGCTACGATACCTGCAAAAACTGAATGGAAAAACGAGAATGGTAAATTCTAA
- a CDS encoding helix-turn-helix domain-containing protein, with the protein MKNIPDISFQDAENKHSFECLNLTQFFARIPEIADHNPTQPHRIHFFALLIVTEGKGTHQVDLKDYAVKKDSVLKLAKGQVHAFQKNATYKGFLVLFTEDFVMNHFSKSSINMISHLYNYHVTSPISQNKELNHSFLQELNAELTNSNTFARNNIVASLINLYLLRLEREYNQQSPQNNVKNYTVFIAFKNLVEQNYATTRNVKDYAEMLTITTKHLNEVVKEFTLGTAKTFIDGYVILEAKRSIVSTDNGFKEIAYEIGFDELTNFTKFFKKNVGVSPKAFRASSV; encoded by the coding sequence TTGAAAAATATACCAGACATATCATTTCAAGATGCCGAAAACAAACATAGTTTCGAATGTTTGAACTTAACACAGTTTTTTGCTAGAATACCTGAAATAGCAGACCACAACCCTACCCAACCGCATAGGATTCATTTTTTTGCCTTACTGATCGTTACAGAGGGTAAGGGTACGCATCAAGTAGACTTAAAGGATTATGCCGTTAAAAAAGACTCGGTACTAAAGTTAGCAAAAGGTCAAGTTCATGCCTTTCAAAAAAATGCTACTTATAAAGGATTTTTGGTGTTGTTTACAGAAGATTTTGTCATGAACCACTTCTCAAAATCCTCGATCAATATGATATCGCATCTGTATAATTATCACGTGACATCCCCTATTTCACAAAACAAGGAGCTCAACCATTCTTTTTTACAGGAATTGAATGCAGAACTTACCAATTCAAACACCTTTGCAAGAAACAATATAGTAGCCTCTTTGATCAATCTCTATTTACTGAGACTTGAACGGGAATATAATCAGCAATCACCTCAAAATAACGTTAAGAACTATACGGTTTTTATAGCATTCAAAAATTTAGTAGAGCAAAATTATGCTACTACAAGAAATGTGAAAGACTATGCCGAAATGCTTACCATTACTACCAAACACCTAAATGAAGTGGTTAAGGAGTTTACATTGGGTACGGCTAAAACCTTTATAGACGGCTACGTAATTCTTGAGGCAAAAAGATCTATTGTCAGTACAGATAATGGTTTTAAAGAGATAGCGTATGAAATTGGCTTTGACGAGCTGACAAATTTCACCAAATTTTTCAAAAAAAATGTTGGTGTTTCTCCTAAGGCATTCAGAGCCAGTTCAGTATAA
- a CDS encoding 2-hydroxyacid dehydrogenase: MRIAVFSTKTYDQEYFEKYNKEYNYSFSFYETALNPDTAKLTADCDAVCVFVNDTVDDNTIKILSKNGIQLIALRCAGYNNVDLDAAAKENIKVVRVPAYSPEAVAEHALALILTLNRKTHKAYNRVREGNFSLKNLIGFNLNNKTIGVIGTGKIGETFCKIIKGFGCKIIAYDIAENENLVALGVEYMPLEKVFEQSDILSLHCPLNKHTKHIVNKASIASMKDGVMIINTSRGALIKTEDAIEGLKNKKIGYLGIDVYEQEENLFFEDHSEVIIEDDMLLRLLSFPNVLITSHQAYFTKEAMDQITTITLENIKAFENGSELVNEVGQ; the protein is encoded by the coding sequence ATGAGAATAGCTGTTTTTAGTACCAAAACTTACGATCAAGAATATTTTGAAAAATATAATAAGGAGTATAACTATTCTTTTTCTTTTTATGAAACAGCATTAAATCCTGATACTGCCAAATTAACTGCAGATTGTGATGCGGTCTGCGTTTTTGTTAATGATACTGTAGATGATAATACTATAAAAATACTTTCCAAAAATGGAATTCAACTAATTGCGTTACGCTGTGCCGGCTACAATAATGTAGACTTGGATGCTGCTGCAAAAGAGAATATAAAAGTTGTAAGAGTTCCTGCGTATTCTCCAGAAGCGGTTGCCGAACATGCCTTAGCGTTGATTTTAACCCTAAATCGTAAAACACATAAGGCTTACAACCGTGTTCGAGAAGGTAATTTTTCGCTTAAAAACCTCATTGGCTTCAACTTAAACAACAAAACTATTGGCGTTATAGGTACAGGAAAAATTGGAGAAACATTCTGTAAAATTATCAAAGGATTCGGGTGTAAGATAATCGCTTATGATATTGCTGAAAACGAGAATTTAGTAGCACTAGGTGTTGAATATATGCCATTGGAAAAGGTTTTTGAACAGTCGGATATTTTGTCACTTCATTGCCCGTTGAACAAGCATACCAAACATATAGTAAATAAAGCCTCTATAGCATCAATGAAAGACGGAGTTATGATTATTAATACCAGCCGTGGTGCATTGATAAAAACCGAAGATGCCATTGAGGGACTAAAGAATAAGAAAATTGGGTATTTAGGTATTGATGTTTACGAGCAGGAAGAGAATCTTTTCTTCGAAGACCATTCTGAAGTTATTATTGAGGATGATATGTTATTAAGACTATTAAGCTTCCCTAATGTATTGATTACTTCTCATCAAGCGTATTTTACTAAGGAAGCCATGGATCAAATAACTACTATTACTTTAGAGAATATAAAAGCATTTGAAAACGGAAGCGAATTAGTCAATGAGGTCGGGCAATAA
- a CDS encoding ankyrin repeat domain-containing protein, translating into MKNILILLIMISTITSSAQDIFDVSRSGDIDTLEKIYDLNKDAINAVDNKGFTPLILSAYNNQKEVVAYLLEKGSNVNAQDASGNTALMGVCFKGNIEIAKMLIDYGSEVNLQNYNDATALIYASTFGHTEIADYLLKNKADASIMDNRGNTALKHAQMQGNTEVIALLK; encoded by the coding sequence ATGAAAAATATACTAATACTATTAATTATGATCAGTACAATTACAAGCAGCGCTCAAGATATTTTTGATGTATCACGTAGTGGAGATATCGATACTCTTGAAAAAATATATGACTTAAATAAAGATGCTATAAACGCCGTTGACAATAAAGGTTTTACTCCTTTAATTCTTTCAGCATATAATAACCAAAAAGAGGTTGTCGCATACTTGTTAGAAAAAGGGAGTAATGTAAATGCACAAGATGCATCTGGTAATACCGCTTTAATGGGGGTTTGCTTTAAAGGAAATATTGAAATCGCTAAAATGCTTATTGATTATGGGTCAGAAGTGAATCTACAAAACTACAATGATGCTACAGCACTTATATATGCAAGTACTTTTGGTCACACTGAAATAGCTGATTACTTGCTTAAAAACAAAGCAGATGCATCTATAATGGATAATAGAGGCAACACAGCATTAAAACACGCACAGATGCAAGGTAATACAGAAGTAATTGCACTTTTAAAATAA
- a CDS encoding catalase: MKKKLASLIMLSVGIMGFSQTTETITTNGGVPVGDNQNSKTVGEYGPVLLEDIYLVEKLAAFDRERIPERVVHPRGAGASGYFEATKDMSAYTKAVPFSNVGKKTELAARFSTVIHGKGSPETARDPRGFAVKFYTEQGNYDIVGNNLPIFFIRDAIKFPDMVHSLKPSPETNKQDPNRFFDFFSHVPEATHMLTRLYTDLGIPKGYQFMNGSSVHGYKWINSEGKVTYVKYAWVSKQGEKNLTTEEAAAQQGKDWQHATVSLRKDIDDKNFPQWDLYVQLIKPEDLHSFDFWPLDATKDWPEDKIEKIKIGTMTLNQNPINYFEQVESIAFSPGALIPGVEPSEDKLLQGRLFSYFDTQRHRLGPNFLQLEINKPLEEPKNYNSDSWNSAGNKRFENPDVNYQPSSKATLKEDPQYKLSETTLKNVTITQKKITKTNDFAQAGDFYRSLSKQEQDNLIKNLKGDLGQVTDRNIQMKMIGYFYQADSDFGMRIAKELGFSQKDFMH, encoded by the coding sequence ATGAAAAAGAAATTAGCATCACTTATCATGCTTTCAGTTGGTATAATGGGTTTCTCCCAAACCACCGAAACTATTACCACAAATGGAGGTGTACCTGTTGGTGATAATCAAAACTCAAAAACTGTAGGCGAATACGGTCCGGTTTTATTAGAAGACATCTATTTAGTTGAAAAATTAGCTGCTTTTGATAGGGAAAGAATTCCAGAAAGAGTAGTTCACCCGAGAGGTGCGGGAGCTTCTGGATATTTTGAAGCTACAAAAGATATGTCAGCTTACACTAAAGCAGTTCCTTTTTCCAATGTAGGTAAAAAGACAGAATTGGCAGCACGTTTTTCTACAGTTATTCATGGCAAAGGATCTCCAGAAACAGCAAGAGACCCACGTGGTTTTGCCGTTAAATTCTATACCGAACAAGGAAACTATGATATTGTAGGTAATAATTTGCCAATTTTCTTTATTAGAGATGCTATCAAATTTCCTGACATGGTACATTCCTTAAAACCATCTCCAGAAACCAACAAGCAAGATCCTAACAGATTTTTCGATTTCTTTTCACATGTACCCGAAGCTACACATATGCTTACTAGATTATATACTGATTTAGGTATTCCTAAAGGATATCAGTTTATGAACGGTAGTAGTGTTCATGGTTATAAATGGATCAATAGTGAAGGAAAAGTAACCTATGTAAAATATGCTTGGGTATCTAAACAGGGTGAAAAAAACTTAACAACTGAAGAAGCTGCAGCGCAACAAGGTAAAGATTGGCAACATGCTACGGTAAGCTTAAGAAAAGATATTGACGATAAGAATTTTCCGCAATGGGATCTTTATGTTCAATTGATTAAACCAGAAGATTTACATTCTTTTGATTTTTGGCCATTAGATGCTACCAAAGATTGGCCAGAGGATAAGATTGAGAAAATAAAGATTGGTACTATGACATTAAATCAGAACCCTATAAATTATTTTGAACAAGTAGAAAGTATAGCCTTTTCTCCTGGTGCATTGATTCCGGGTGTAGAGCCATCAGAAGACAAGTTATTACAAGGTAGATTATTCTCATATTTTGATACACAAAGACATCGTTTAGGTCCTAATTTCTTGCAGTTAGAGATAAATAAACCTTTAGAAGAGCCAAAGAATTATAATTCTGATAGTTGGAACAGTGCCGGAAATAAACGATTTGAAAATCCGGATGTAAATTATCAACCAAGTTCTAAGGCCACATTAAAAGAAGACCCGCAGTATAAACTGTCAGAAACTACTTTAAAAAATGTGACCATTACTCAAAAGAAAATCACTAAGACTAACGATTTTGCACAAGCAGGTGATTTCTACAGATCATTATCAAAACAAGAGCAGGACAATTTAATTAAAAATTTGAAAGGTGATTTAGGTCAGGTTACAGATAGAAACATCCAAATGAAAATGATAGGATATTTCTATCAAGCAGATAGCGATTTTGGCATGAGAATAGCAAAAGAACTAGGATTTTCTCAAAAAGATTTTATGCACTAG